CCTGAGTATCGAGCGTACCACGGATGATGTGGTAGCGAACACCCGGAACGTCCTTCACACGACCACCGCGGATGAGCACGATGGAGTGTTCCTGGAGGTTGTGGCCTTCACCCGGGATGTAAGCGGTAACTTCCATCTTGTTGGAGAGGCGCACACGGGCAATCTTACGAAGAGCGGAGTTCGGCTTCTTCGGGGTGCTGGTGTAAACACGGGTGCAAACGCCGCGCTTCTGGGGGCAGGACTTCAAAGCTACGGAAGCGGTCCTGTTGCTGATCTGTTCACGTCCGTTACGGACGAGCTGTTGAATAGTTGGCACTGTTTAATCTCCTAGATTTTGGAGTGCAAATATAGTTTTATTTCCAAATATTTCAAGTACTTAGCTGTTAATTATCCGAATCTTCCTCGTCAGAAGAGCCGATTTCGTTATCCAGGAGCTGGATTCCGGAACCAGAGTCGTAATTTTCAGCCTGTACATTCTGCAAACGAGAGCGTTCTTCCATTTCGTCGGCATCGGCATCGATCACTTGGACGTTCCTCAAGTGACGGGCACCAGTACCGCACGGAATAAGTCGACCCATAATCACGTTTTCCTTAAGACCCATGAGCGGATCCACGCAGCCTTCGATGGAGGCGCGAGTAAGGATTTTTTGGGTTTCCTGGAAGGAAGCTGCAGAAATGAAGCTGTCCGTTGCCAAAGAAGCCTTAGTGATACCAAGGAGCATCGGTTGATACTTAGCTTCAGCCTTACCGAGAGCGCGCAGACGTTCGTTTTCGGTACGGAGACGGGTCTTGGAAATTTCTTCGCCCGGCAAGAGATCCGATTCACCCGGATCCAGAATGCGGACCTTACGCATCATCTGACGAACGATACATTCGATGTGCTTATCTGCAATAGCCACACCTTGCAGGCGGTAAACTGCCTGGATTTCGTTCACCAAGTGGCGCTGCACATCCTCGGGTCCGAGAACGTCGAGGATATCGTGCGGGTCCACACTGCCTTCGCTGATCTTCTGACCAGCACGGACACGGTCACCGTCATTGACCGCCAGATGGATACCACGCGGAACCAGCACTTTCACTTCGTTGCCATCCATCTGCTGAATAATAACTTCTTGGTTGTTGCGCACTTCGTTACCGTACTTGACGAGCCCGTCAACCGGTGCGATGAATGCCTTGTTCTTCGGAACGCGAGCTTCGAAGAGTTCAGCGACGCGCGGAAGACCACCGGTAATATCGCGGGTCTTACCAGCTGCACGCGGAAGCTTTGCGATAACCTGACCGGAAGTAACGCGGTCACCCTGATGCACGGCGAGGATAGCGCCGTCAGGCAACATGAAGTGGCCAACCTTTTCGCCACGGTCGTCGTTGATGACGATGACCGGACGCAATTGGTTCTTACCGTGCTGCTTGTCGCTAATGACGATCCACGTTTCGACGTCGGTCATTTCATCGCGTTCAATACGGTAAGTTCTGTTTTCAATAAGATTGCTAAATGCGATCGTACCGGAAACGTTCGTGATAATCGGGCTGTTA
The nucleotide sequence above comes from Fibrobacter sp. UWB16. Encoded proteins:
- the rpsL gene encoding 30S ribosomal protein S12, producing MPTIQQLVRNGREQISNRTASVALKSCPQKRGVCTRVYTSTPKKPNSALRKIARVRLSNKMEVTAYIPGEGHNLQEHSIVLIRGGRVKDVPGVRYHIIRGTLDTQAVNGRQNGRSKYGVKKKGAAPAKK